One genomic region from Candidatus Nanosynbacter sp. TM7-074 encodes:
- the infB gene encoding translation initiation factor IF-2, giving the protein MAEKIVNIADSVTVGELAETLGLSVTTLIGELFKNGIAATINQRIDFETAQIIVEELGLDVQLKLKAASSEIKHHTRKLSDKAVPRPPIVAVMGHVDHGKTSLLDAILDKKTVEGEAGGITQHISAYQAQRNDRMITLLDTPGHEAFAALRQHGATLTDVVIIVVAADDGVKPQTVEAIRFARSANAKIVVAINKIDKEAANPQLVKTQLASEHGLNPEEWGGDTVMVEVSAKTGQGLDKLLDMVLLVADMEDLRADEDVPAEGLVIEAHMETGRGAVVGLLVENGHLRPGHYLVAGTAYGRVRTLQDFRGKAVKDAGPSMPVNMTGFKELPQFGDGFKIAKSEKEARNLAQKAKIEQEKMAATTNVTGADILKMMNRKHDAEEFNVIVKADVQGSVTSVVDSLKLIDTNGEVELHVVGTGVGNISENDIHLAVGENTVIYGFNIDLPPAVKRLAMREHVEVRIFKVIYELLDDAKASMEALLAPEVVETEIGELEVKGVFRTMREEIIAGGEVTRGKVSKDLLARVKRGKEQIAEVEVSSVQRQQQEAKEVFEGEMCGLSLRTKKKMTLEIGDRLEFFTRELVKKTLR; this is encoded by the coding sequence ATGGCAGAAAAAATCGTCAATATTGCGGATTCGGTAACGGTTGGCGAATTAGCCGAGACTCTGGGGCTGTCAGTAACTACGCTGATTGGTGAATTGTTTAAGAACGGGATTGCTGCAACAATCAATCAGCGAATAGATTTTGAAACAGCGCAAATTATTGTTGAAGAATTAGGCTTGGATGTGCAGTTAAAGCTTAAAGCTGCGTCTTCGGAAATTAAGCATCATACACGTAAATTATCGGATAAGGCAGTGCCTCGCCCACCGATTGTGGCTGTAATGGGACATGTCGATCACGGCAAGACTAGTCTACTTGATGCTATTTTGGATAAAAAGACAGTTGAAGGTGAGGCTGGTGGAATTACTCAGCATATTAGTGCCTATCAAGCTCAGCGTAACGACCGAATGATTACATTACTAGACACGCCGGGGCATGAAGCTTTTGCGGCATTAAGGCAGCACGGCGCAACCTTAACGGATGTGGTCATTATCGTGGTGGCGGCTGATGACGGCGTTAAGCCGCAGACCGTTGAGGCTATTCGATTTGCTCGTTCAGCTAATGCTAAAATTGTTGTAGCAATTAATAAAATTGATAAGGAAGCCGCTAATCCACAGTTGGTGAAGACTCAGCTGGCTTCTGAGCATGGCTTGAATCCTGAAGAATGGGGTGGTGATACAGTTATGGTTGAAGTTAGCGCCAAAACTGGTCAGGGTCTAGATAAATTGTTAGACATGGTCTTACTGGTGGCAGATATGGAAGATTTGCGCGCAGACGAGGATGTGCCGGCTGAAGGTCTAGTTATTGAGGCTCATATGGAAACTGGACGTGGTGCTGTTGTCGGTCTATTGGTGGAAAACGGACACCTAAGACCGGGTCATTACTTGGTGGCTGGTACGGCTTACGGACGAGTTAGAACTCTTCAAGATTTTCGCGGTAAGGCAGTGAAGGATGCTGGTCCAAGCATGCCAGTTAATATGACCGGATTTAAGGAATTGCCGCAATTTGGTGACGGTTTCAAGATTGCAAAGAGCGAGAAAGAGGCTCGTAATTTGGCGCAAAAAGCGAAAATTGAGCAAGAGAAAATGGCAGCTACTACTAATGTTACTGGCGCAGACATCCTTAAGATGATGAATCGAAAGCATGACGCGGAAGAGTTTAATGTTATTGTTAAGGCTGACGTTCAGGGTTCGGTAACCTCGGTAGTCGATAGTTTGAAATTGATTGATACAAATGGCGAGGTTGAGTTGCATGTCGTTGGCACGGGTGTGGGTAATATTTCTGAAAATGATATCCATTTGGCGGTTGGTGAAAATACGGTGATTTATGGATTTAATATCGATCTGCCGCCAGCGGTTAAGCGTTTGGCGATGCGCGAGCACGTAGAGGTACGAATCTTTAAAGTCATCTATGAGCTATTGGATGATGCTAAGGCCTCAATGGAAGCCCTATTGGCGCCGGAAGTTGTTGAGACAGAGATTGGTGAGCTGGAAGTTAAGGGTGTTTTCAGGACGATGCGTGAAGAGATAATTGCTGGTGGTGAAGTGACTCGTGGTAAGGTATCTAAAGATTTGTTAGCGCGGGTTAAGCGAGGTAAAGAGCAGATTGCTGAAGTTGAAGTCTCTTCGGTTCAGCGTCAACAACAGGAGGCCAAGGAGGTCTTTGAGGGTGAAATGTGTGGATTAAGTCTTAGGACTAAGAAAAAGATGACCTTGGAGATTGGTGATAGGTTAGAATTCTTTACTAGGGAATTGGTGAAGAAGACTTTGAGATAG
- the pyrD gene encoding dihydroorotate dehydrogenase (quinone), with amino-acid sequence MYKCFIKPVLFLLSPDATHKLIIFCGRVAQSLPPARWFVRKMLSFQDKLLQQEIDGVNFCNPIGLSAGFDKNIQLSPLMEDVGFGFASGGSVTLEPRKGNRRPWFHRLPKTKSVVVYAGMPNYGLEKIGNYVKANRIKIQSMPTVVSVAVVANKSTKDKLGPKVPEEYIVKDVKKAVNYIIDNKLASIVEINISCPNAGKEPFIYPETLEILLKEIDAVDRNITFWIKMPHLYDINQFDSLLKVIVKHNIQGVTIANLVKDRTRVEIKDLLTDEIRGGLSGEPTRKHSLELIRYAYKNYGNKLTIVGVGGIFSAEDAYAKIKAGASLVGLITGLFFEGPQLIGRANRELVKLLKNDGFSSISEAVGADFKKKPKKLKKL; translated from the coding sequence ATGTATAAGTGTTTTATTAAGCCTGTTCTTTTTCTATTGTCCCCCGATGCAACTCACAAACTAATTATTTTCTGCGGGCGTGTAGCACAATCTTTGCCGCCAGCTAGGTGGTTTGTCCGTAAAATGTTGAGTTTTCAAGACAAGTTACTTCAGCAGGAAATAGACGGTGTTAATTTCTGTAATCCAATTGGGCTTTCTGCTGGATTTGATAAGAATATTCAATTATCGCCACTGATGGAGGATGTCGGTTTTGGTTTTGCCTCAGGCGGGTCGGTGACGCTAGAGCCGAGAAAGGGGAATCGACGACCGTGGTTTCATCGCTTGCCAAAGACGAAGTCTGTGGTAGTGTATGCGGGTATGCCAAATTATGGATTAGAAAAGATAGGTAATTACGTCAAAGCTAATCGGATTAAGATACAATCAATGCCGACAGTTGTCTCGGTGGCGGTTGTTGCCAATAAATCTACTAAGGACAAACTTGGACCAAAAGTTCCAGAAGAATATATAGTTAAGGACGTAAAAAAGGCAGTAAATTATATTATAGATAATAAATTGGCAAGTATTGTGGAAATTAATATATCTTGTCCAAATGCCGGCAAGGAGCCATTTATTTACCCAGAAACTTTAGAGATTTTGCTAAAAGAGATTGACGCTGTAGATAGAAATATTACTTTTTGGATAAAAATGCCACACCTATATGACATTAATCAATTTGATTCGCTTCTAAAAGTTATCGTGAAGCATAATATTCAAGGTGTGACTATAGCTAATTTAGTAAAAGATCGTACTAGGGTAGAGATAAAAGATCTGTTGACCGATGAAATACGTGGTGGTTTGAGTGGTGAGCCGACGCGCAAACATAGCCTTGAGTTAATTCGCTATGCCTATAAAAACTACGGTAATAAGTTAACAATCGTCGGTGTGGGCGGAATTTTTTCGGCTGAAGACGCCTACGCTAAAATCAAGGCTGGTGCTAGCCTAGTCGGCTTGATTACTGGGCTATTTTTTGAGGGTCCGCAGCTGATTGGCCGGGCAAATCGTGAGCTAGTAAAATTACTAAAAAACGATGGTTTTTCTAGCATTTCTGAGGCGGTTGGTGCGGATTTTAAGAAAAAGCCAAAAAAGTTGAAAAAACTTTAA
- the fmt gene encoding methionyl-tRNA formyltransferase produces the protein MTKISPKIVFFGTENYSLITLKALVDNGFNVVCVVTKPDTRRGRGHKLAEPPVKTFAKSHNIPVLQPNKVSEITEHIKRLQPVTGILVAYGKIIPQSIIDLFTPGIINVHPSLLPKYRGPSPIEAAIANRDHETGVSIMQLDSKMDAGPIYSQITQPLTRKETKPELYDKLFHDGTALLINNLPDIIDNTVVTPTPQNESDATYCQLLTKEDSRINPERMTAVEAEAHVRAHLGFPRSRMTINNRDIIITKSHCNNTPKSPLDQKFSDGNYLIIDELIAPTSGKKMTAEAFLRGHQG, from the coding sequence ATGACAAAGATATCGCCGAAAATAGTATTCTTTGGGACTGAGAATTATAGCCTAATTACCCTAAAAGCTCTTGTTGACAATGGGTTTAATGTTGTTTGCGTTGTTACCAAACCTGACACCAGGCGTGGTCGAGGCCATAAGCTTGCCGAGCCTCCAGTTAAAACATTTGCTAAATCGCATAATATCCCTGTTTTACAGCCAAACAAAGTAAGCGAAATCACCGAACATATAAAGCGGCTTCAGCCAGTAACGGGTATATTAGTCGCTTACGGAAAAATCATTCCGCAATCAATTATTGATTTATTTACGCCAGGAATTATTAATGTTCACCCCTCCTTATTGCCAAAATATCGCGGACCTTCACCAATTGAAGCAGCCATAGCTAACAGAGATCATGAAACCGGAGTGTCAATTATGCAGCTTGATAGCAAAATGGATGCCGGGCCAATATATTCGCAAATTACCCAACCTCTCACAAGAAAAGAAACAAAGCCAGAATTATACGATAAATTATTCCACGACGGAACTGCTCTATTAATAAACAATCTACCAGATATTATCGACAACACCGTCGTCACTCCGACACCACAAAACGAAAGCGACGCAACATACTGCCAGCTATTAACCAAGGAAGATTCACGGATTAACCCAGAACGTATGACAGCCGTAGAGGCCGAAGCTCACGTTCGAGCACATCTGGGATTCCCTCGCAGCCGAATGACTATTAATAACCGAGATATTATCATTACAAAATCTCACTGCAACAATACTCCAAAATCCCCTCTTGATCAAAAATTCTCCGACGGCAATTATCTAATTATTGACGAACTTATCGCTCCAACCAGCGGCAAAAAAATGACCGCAGAGGCGTTTCTCCGTGGTCATCAAGGCTAA
- a CDS encoding DUF3152 domain-containing protein → MCIVCRVATGGVATAIALTPVINASVPKDAKTEAKRVVSAKILAEMRSPSSLASLKLPSIETPSWHSSSQSAKKIKSAVKKEVSYTISTKGNVRSNLVEFSKQVSETLNDSRGWSRMGVVFREVTSGGDFDLVLSQAELLPTFSSGCDAEWSCRVGKSVIINDNRWSGATIAWNNAGGDMRNYRHMVINHEVGHWLGHGHLNCSGANNPAAVMQQQSIDLQGCAFNPWPLDSELWSTTLGIGL, encoded by the coding sequence ATGTGTATAGTATGTAGGGTGGCTACTGGCGGTGTGGCGACTGCAATTGCTTTGACGCCAGTTATCAATGCGTCAGTACCTAAAGATGCTAAAACTGAAGCGAAAAGGGTTGTTAGCGCTAAGATTTTGGCTGAAATGAGATCTCCATCATCCCTAGCTTCTCTTAAATTACCGAGTATAGAAACACCGAGCTGGCACTCTAGTTCTCAATCTGCTAAAAAAATAAAATCAGCCGTCAAAAAAGAAGTAAGTTATACAATATCCACCAAGGGTAATGTCCGTTCAAATTTAGTTGAATTTTCCAAACAGGTTAGCGAAACGTTAAATGATTCTAGGGGCTGGTCGCGAATGGGGGTTGTTTTTCGGGAAGTAACATCTGGTGGCGATTTTGATTTGGTTTTATCCCAAGCAGAATTATTGCCGACATTTTCGTCGGGTTGTGATGCGGAGTGGAGCTGTCGAGTGGGTAAGTCTGTAATTATAAACGATAATCGGTGGTCTGGTGCGACTATAGCTTGGAATAATGCGGGCGGTGATATGCGTAATTATAGACATATGGTGATTAATCATGAAGTTGGACATTGGCTGGGGCATGGTCATCTGAACTGTTCTGGCGCAAATAATCCAGCGGCGGTTATGCAACAGCAGTCGATTGATCTTCAGGGGTGTGCGTTCAATCCGTGGCCGCTTGATAGTGAACTGTGGTCGACGACACTGGGGATAGGACTATGA
- the gyrA gene encoding DNA gyrase subunit A — MADNDNKNIVEPEILNEEPEIRGIEKSTVESVMEDSFLKYSMSVIIDRALPDVRDGLKPVNRRILYAMNKNGWRAPHATVKSAKIVGEVMGNYHPHGDSSIYDAMVNLAQPWKMRYTLVEGQGNFGSMDGDEPAASRYTEARMDKVGGELLADIDKETVDFRDNFDGTEKEPVVLPSAVPNILLNGQMGIAVGMATNIPPHNLGEVVDATVAQIDNPEITLDELLTHIKGPDFPTGAEVYGGAPMRQAYETGRGSVTIRAVATIEERKNGRYSIIITEVPYGMSKEGFVDKVRELVLAKKITHIADARDESARGKVRVVVELKKDAYPKKILNQLYKLTGLQTSFHYNVLALVNGIQPKVMGLKEILAEFIKHRQGVIRRRTEFELRKAKERAHILEGLKIALDHIDEVIKTIRESYDDADKRLMERFGLSEIQAAAILAMQLRRLQGLERDKIEDELKQLHELIKKLEAILASEQEILNVVKAELLAMKDKYGDERRSKIINHELGKFSDEELIPEEESVILLTSENYIKRTLVSDYRRQNRGGKGKRGMTTKEEDVIDQVVQASTHDYLLFFTNMGRIFRLKAYEVPAASLSAKGVAAVNLLQLQPEEKITAIIKHEKNANDDGYLFMATQKGTVKKTPVKDYANVRTNGLIAIKLDEGDELRWIKRTSGDNDVIISTSAGQAIRFNEKDTRPMGRSARGVRGVRLRPNDSVVGMDIVTGDDQTLLVVSEKGFGKRTKVSNFPSHKRGGVGIKAAVVTAKTGPIISVQTIDPEVTEALLVSQNGQTIRLSLSDIKLLGRTTQGVTIMRLSDGDAVSSIGLMADRPQDEGK, encoded by the coding sequence ATGGCGGATAACGATAATAAAAATATAGTAGAACCAGAAATTCTGAACGAAGAGCCAGAAATTCGCGGTATTGAGAAGTCGACAGTTGAAAGTGTCATGGAGGACTCCTTCTTAAAGTACTCCATGTCGGTTATTATTGATCGAGCTTTGCCTGATGTGCGCGATGGACTGAAGCCTGTGAATCGTCGTATTTTATACGCAATGAATAAAAATGGTTGGCGCGCTCCTCATGCTACCGTTAAATCGGCCAAGATCGTCGGTGAAGTTATGGGTAATTATCATCCGCACGGTGATTCTTCGATTTATGACGCTATGGTGAACTTGGCTCAGCCATGGAAAATGCGCTATACGCTGGTTGAAGGTCAGGGTAACTTTGGTTCTATGGACGGAGATGAGCCGGCGGCTTCTCGCTATACTGAAGCACGAATGGATAAGGTTGGTGGTGAGTTGCTGGCTGATATTGACAAAGAGACGGTTGATTTTCGTGATAACTTTGACGGAACGGAGAAGGAGCCAGTAGTTCTGCCGTCTGCTGTACCGAATATTCTGCTGAATGGGCAGATGGGTATTGCTGTTGGTATGGCGACAAATATTCCACCGCACAACCTTGGCGAGGTCGTTGATGCTACGGTGGCGCAGATAGATAATCCTGAGATTACACTTGACGAACTTCTAACCCATATTAAGGGACCTGATTTTCCAACGGGCGCAGAGGTGTATGGCGGTGCGCCAATGCGACAAGCCTATGAGACTGGGCGCGGATCGGTAACGATTAGGGCGGTTGCGACTATTGAAGAGCGTAAAAACGGTCGCTATAGTATTATTATCACCGAAGTTCCTTATGGCATGAGCAAGGAAGGGTTTGTTGATAAGGTCCGGGAATTGGTTTTGGCAAAGAAAATAACCCACATCGCTGATGCGCGAGACGAAAGTGCCCGTGGTAAGGTTAGGGTTGTTGTTGAGTTAAAGAAGGATGCTTATCCAAAGAAGATTCTTAACCAGCTGTATAAATTAACTGGGTTACAAACATCATTCCACTATAACGTCTTAGCCTTGGTTAATGGTATCCAGCCAAAGGTGATGGGCCTAAAAGAGATTTTGGCGGAGTTTATTAAGCACCGTCAAGGGGTGATTCGTCGTAGGACTGAGTTTGAACTGCGTAAGGCTAAAGAGCGAGCTCATATTCTTGAAGGTCTGAAGATTGCGCTTGATCATATTGATGAGGTTATTAAGACAATTCGTGAGAGCTATGACGATGCTGACAAGCGATTGATGGAGCGCTTTGGCCTCTCTGAAATTCAAGCAGCAGCAATCTTGGCAATGCAGCTACGACGATTGCAGGGTTTGGAACGCGATAAAATTGAAGACGAATTGAAGCAGCTTCATGAATTGATTAAGAAATTGGAAGCAATTTTGGCAAGTGAACAGGAAATCCTCAATGTGGTGAAAGCTGAGCTGTTAGCTATGAAAGACAAATATGGTGATGAGCGGCGCAGTAAAATTATCAATCACGAGCTAGGTAAGTTCTCTGACGAGGAGCTGATTCCAGAAGAGGAGTCGGTTATTTTGCTGACTAGCGAGAATTATATTAAGCGAACATTGGTTAGCGACTATCGTAGGCAGAACCGTGGCGGTAAGGGCAAGCGTGGCATGACAACCAAGGAAGAGGATGTTATCGACCAGGTGGTTCAGGCAAGTACTCATGACTATCTACTGTTCTTCACTAATATGGGTAGAATTTTCCGATTGAAGGCTTACGAGGTTCCAGCTGCAAGTTTGAGCGCTAAGGGTGTTGCTGCGGTAAACCTCTTGCAACTTCAGCCAGAAGAGAAAATAACGGCAATCATCAAGCATGAAAAGAACGCTAATGATGATGGCTATCTCTTCATGGCAACACAGAAAGGTACAGTGAAGAAAACTCCTGTGAAAGATTATGCTAATGTTCGTACAAATGGATTAATTGCCATTAAGCTTGATGAGGGCGATGAACTGCGCTGGATAAAGAGAACGAGTGGTGATAATGACGTAATCATATCTACATCGGCAGGACAGGCTATCCGCTTTAATGAAAAAGATACGCGGCCAATGGGCCGATCGGCGCGTGGCGTTCGTGGCGTGAGACTGCGTCCAAATGACTCTGTTGTCGGTATGGATATTGTTACTGGCGATGATCAGACTTTACTGGTTGTTAGTGAGAAGGGATTTGGTAAGCGCACTAAGGTCTCTAATTTCCCAAGTCATAAACGTGGCGGAGTTGGCATAAAGGCTGCGGTAGTAACTGCCAAGACAGGTCCGATTATATCTGTACAAACTATTGATCCAGAGGTGACTGAGGCGCTGTTGGTCTCTCAGAATGGTCAGACGATTCGTTTGAGTCTGAGCGACATTAAGCTGCTTGGCAGGACTACTCAGGGGGTGACAATTATGCGCTTGTCTGACGGTGATGCTGTATCGTCGATTGGTTTAATGGCGGATCGTCCGCAGGATGAAGGCAAGTAG
- a CDS encoding general stress protein: protein MAGTKAGGLKAAQKNLARDPDFYAKIGRKGGKNGRTGGFAANPALARIAGAKGGRISRRTKKTVQKTAE, encoded by the coding sequence ATGGCAGGAACAAAGGCTGGCGGCTTAAAGGCTGCTCAAAAAAATCTAGCTCGTGATCCAGATTTTTATGCAAAAATTGGACGCAAGGGCGGTAAAAATGGTCGAACTGGTGGCTTTGCTGCAAACCCAGCTTTGGCTCGCATCGCTGGCGCTAAGGGCGGACGCATTTCACGCCGTACGAAGAAGACCGTACAAAAAACTGCAGAATAA
- a CDS encoding 30S ribosomal protein S1: MADAKITMDDLLAQAGDNVKQITVGETIDGTVLSVKKHEILIDLGPLGVGLVPRREVSLSKSYNVGDSVIASVIDSELEDGYSLLSLRKAAKDRGWDEIAAKLESGEIITVVPYDANRGGLLVEYEGIRGFLPVSQLSAEHYPRVGSSDKDEILQRLNGLVKKDIKARILDADRKANKLIFSEKEAVKEGLAERFQKLAIGDTVKGVVTGVVDFGVFVNVEGIEGLIHISEISWERVNNPSDYVKVGQTIEAKIIAIDKERLSLSMKQLTKDPWLDEVEQFKPGEKVEGTVTRITPFGAFVQLSPAVEALVHVSELGGDGTDPEKVFTLNERKEFTVLDIDKENRKISLSLGKSKKK, from the coding sequence ATGGCAGATGCCAAAATTACAATGGACGACCTGCTGGCGCAAGCAGGCGATAATGTTAAGCAGATTACAGTCGGTGAAACTATCGACGGTACTGTTTTATCAGTTAAGAAACACGAAATTTTAATCGATTTAGGGCCTTTGGGTGTTGGTTTGGTGCCACGCCGTGAAGTTAGCCTTTCAAAAAGCTACAATGTTGGCGATTCAGTTATCGCTAGTGTGATTGATTCTGAACTGGAAGATGGCTATTCTCTACTATCACTACGCAAGGCGGCGAAGGATCGCGGCTGGGATGAGATAGCTGCTAAATTAGAATCTGGTGAAATCATCACTGTCGTACCGTACGACGCTAACCGTGGTGGACTACTTGTGGAATACGAAGGTATTCGCGGATTCTTGCCAGTATCACAGTTGTCAGCTGAACACTATCCTCGTGTAGGTTCTAGCGACAAGGATGAAATCTTGCAGCGATTGAACGGCTTGGTAAAGAAAGACATTAAGGCGCGAATCTTAGATGCTGACCGTAAGGCTAATAAACTGATTTTCTCTGAGAAAGAGGCTGTTAAAGAGGGTCTGGCAGAGCGATTCCAGAAATTAGCAATTGGTGACACGGTTAAGGGTGTGGTTACTGGTGTTGTGGATTTCGGTGTGTTTGTCAATGTTGAAGGTATTGAAGGTTTGATTCACATCTCAGAAATTAGCTGGGAGCGTGTCAATAATCCATCTGATTATGTGAAGGTTGGTCAAACTATCGAGGCTAAGATTATCGCAATTGACAAAGAGCGTCTAAGCCTAAGTATGAAGCAGTTGACCAAAGACCCATGGTTGGATGAGGTTGAGCAGTTCAAACCTGGTGAAAAAGTTGAAGGAACAGTAACTCGTATAACTCCATTTGGTGCATTTGTGCAGTTGAGTCCAGCAGTTGAGGCGCTAGTACATGTTTCAGAACTGGGCGGTGATGGTACTGATCCTGAAAAGGTGTTCACCTTAAATGAGCGCAAAGAATTTACGGTTTTGGATATTGATAAAGAAAATCGCAAGATTTCTCTTTCGCTTGGCAAATCAAAGAAAAAATAA
- a CDS encoding ROK family protein, which produces MIIGVDTGGTKTLVANFNKEGAPGQIIKFPTPKDINQYIQRVANQIRLIADDQSIETISVAIPGVVRDGVAIWCQNLGWNNQPISQLFSEQFPMAKIIIANDANMAGLATMRRLQTVPRCGLYITLGTGVGTSLILNGNLHKSLNDCEGGHMALNYQGKATTWEEIAATRVLGELLGELSSETPAEVWEEVADRIKAGLQPLIAFVQPDVVAIGGSIGPFVPYFLHTLNGLLAESLPAAISVPKIISAPNPEEIVLYGCYDNVASQHSQN; this is translated from the coding sequence ATGATTATTGGCGTTGACACGGGCGGTACCAAAACACTAGTAGCAAACTTCAATAAAGAAGGCGCTCCTGGGCAAATTATTAAATTTCCTACACCCAAGGATATTAATCAATATATTCAGCGCGTGGCTAATCAAATTCGCCTTATCGCAGACGACCAGTCAATTGAGACTATATCCGTAGCTATACCCGGCGTGGTGCGTGACGGGGTGGCCATTTGGTGTCAAAATTTAGGCTGGAATAATCAACCAATTAGCCAATTATTTTCCGAGCAGTTCCCTATGGCTAAAATAATTATCGCCAACGACGCCAATATGGCAGGCCTAGCGACCATGCGACGGCTACAAACAGTCCCCAGATGTGGGCTATATATAACACTTGGCACCGGTGTCGGCACCTCTCTTATCCTTAATGGCAATCTGCATAAATCGCTCAACGACTGCGAAGGCGGACATATGGCCTTAAATTACCAAGGAAAAGCTACGACCTGGGAAGAAATTGCTGCCACAAGAGTACTGGGAGAACTGCTTGGTGAATTATCATCAGAAACACCAGCCGAAGTCTGGGAGGAAGTTGCAGACAGGATAAAAGCAGGCCTGCAGCCACTTATTGCCTTCGTTCAACCAGACGTAGTTGCCATAGGTGGCAGTATAGGACCGTTTGTCCCTTATTTTTTGCATACATTAAATGGGCTTTTAGCAGAAAGTTTACCAGCAGCTATATCTGTTCCAAAAATTATAAGCGCCCCCAACCCGGAAGAAATTGTACTATATGGATGTTACGACAATGTCGCTAGTCAGCATAGCCAAAATTAA
- a CDS encoding ImmA/IrrE family metallo-endopeptidase produces the protein MDVTTMSLVSIAKIKHDFPDLNFEKGEAFFWNPNSRTIYYEKLLSKQDLMQLLHEIAHAKLDHKNYQRDVQLIDIERSAWEYAINNLAPKYSLKLNMDDSAIQEFLDSYRDWLHKRSLCPQCDAVGLQKDNATYRCLSCNTEWRVNQAKSCQLKRYQIK, from the coding sequence ATGGATGTTACGACAATGTCGCTAGTCAGCATAGCCAAAATTAAACACGATTTTCCAGATCTAAACTTCGAGAAAGGCGAGGCCTTTTTTTGGAACCCTAATTCACGAACAATTTATTACGAAAAATTATTGTCTAAACAAGATTTAATGCAGCTATTGCATGAGATTGCCCACGCCAAGCTTGACCATAAAAACTATCAACGAGACGTCCAGCTTATTGACATAGAAAGGTCAGCATGGGAATACGCGATTAACAACTTAGCTCCAAAATATAGCTTAAAACTCAACATGGACGATTCTGCTATTCAGGAATTTCTAGATAGTTATCGAGATTGGCTACATAAGCGAAGCCTCTGTCCTCAATGTGATGCTGTAGGATTGCAGAAGGACAATGCAACGTATCGATGCCTAAGTTGCAATACAGAATGGAGAGTCAATCAGGCAAAATCCTGTCAGCTCAAACGCTACCAAATAAAATAA
- a CDS encoding divergent PAP2 family protein has protein sequence MKVLVVPVIAWVISQGLKQVFHLMGRNRRVFSGDTNPKILLSGGMPSAHSAIVVSMAVFLGLQDGLNSSVFGLSVWLSIIVMYDAMMVRYSSGMQGEALNKLIMEQGSKLKKLRVAHGHTPVEVLAGASIGAVVAIVVFFATK, from the coding sequence ATGAAAGTTCTGGTAGTCCCAGTAATCGCGTGGGTGATATCTCAGGGATTGAAGCAGGTCTTTCACCTTATGGGGCGTAATCGTCGAGTATTTAGCGGCGATACCAATCCGAAGATACTGCTGTCTGGTGGTATGCCGAGTGCGCATAGTGCGATTGTTGTGTCGATGGCGGTGTTCTTGGGGCTACAGGACGGATTGAATAGCTCAGTTTTTGGGTTGTCTGTTTGGTTGTCTATTATTGTAATGTATGATGCCATGATGGTCCGGTATTCGTCGGGTATGCAGGGCGAAGCGTTGAATAAGTTAATTATGGAGCAGGGCAGCAAGCTAAAAAAACTGCGTGTCGCTCATGGTCATACCCCTGTAGAAGTGCTTGCTGGAGCGAGTATAGGCGCCGTTGTAGCTATTGTTGTGTTTTTCGCAACAAAATAA
- a CDS encoding DUF5663 domain-containing protein: MFQLNEEFLKELDLDKLPQEQQKPFLQHIYSELELRVGERLSQGMSDAQLDEFANIIDKTPGVVEGFLAKYAPNYQQEPMFQRLLQASGAAPDDTRLRDEFAATKWLEVNRPDYRDVVAAVMNELKKEIIANRDAILGGMGAPSAPQQTQSDFDLAA; this comes from the coding sequence ATGTTCCAACTGAATGAGGAATTTCTTAAAGAGCTGGATCTGGATAAATTGCCACAAGAACAGCAAAAGCCATTTTTGCAGCATATTTATAGCGAGCTGGAACTACGAGTTGGCGAACGACTTAGTCAGGGCATGAGCGATGCTCAGCTGGATGAGTTTGCAAATATTATAGATAAGACTCCGGGTGTCGTGGAGGGATTTTTGGCAAAGTATGCGCCAAATTACCAACAAGAGCCTATGTTTCAGAGGTTGCTGCAGGCTTCAGGTGCGGCACCTGACGATACTCGCCTAAGAGATGAATTTGCGGCTACGAAGTGGCTGGAGGTGAATCGTCCAGATTATCGTGATGTCGTGGCAGCGGTGATGAACGAGTTGAAGAAGGAAATTATTGCCAACCGCGATGCTATTTTAGGTGGCATGGGTGCCCCTTCAGCGCCGCAGCAGACTCAAAGCGACTTTGATTTGGCTGCTTAG